One window of Paenibacillus sp. FSL K6-3182 genomic DNA carries:
- a CDS encoding FAD-binding oxidoreductase, whose amino-acid sequence MMKIIVIGAGIAGASTAYHLAKRGADVLIIDRKDEGQATDAAAGIICPWLSQRRNKAWYRLAKAGASYYPVLIEELESEGETETGYAKVGALSIHMDSEKIEKMEARAYKRLEEAPEIGEITQLDEQRTRELFPLLVEGYSSVHISGAARVDGRALRDALLRSAQRNGAELIYGDARLEYQSNRITGVTAQAISYPADIVIVCAGAWAGQLLQPLGINFKVSYQKAQIMHLQVPDAKQNTGIWPVVMPPSDQYLLAFDQQKIVIGATHENDIEGYDTRITSGGMHEILSKCLPFAPDLADSTFQEVRVGFRPFTADFLPVIGAIPDWEGLLAVNGLGASGLTMGPYIGDQLAKLALGMEVDIDLTDYEICKAIS is encoded by the coding sequence ATCATGAAAATCATTGTCATTGGTGCAGGAATTGCTGGAGCATCAACCGCATACCATTTGGCTAAGCGGGGAGCAGATGTCCTCATTATCGATAGGAAAGATGAAGGACAGGCTACGGATGCAGCAGCTGGCATTATTTGTCCTTGGCTGTCGCAGCGGCGCAATAAGGCGTGGTATCGCCTTGCTAAGGCTGGAGCAAGTTATTACCCTGTTTTAATTGAAGAGCTGGAAAGTGAAGGGGAAACCGAAACCGGATATGCCAAGGTAGGCGCCCTCAGTATACATATGGATTCGGAGAAAATCGAGAAAATGGAAGCGAGAGCTTACAAGCGTTTAGAAGAAGCTCCAGAAATCGGTGAGATTACGCAGCTTGATGAACAACGGACCCGAGAGCTCTTCCCGCTGCTCGTCGAAGGATATTCTTCCGTTCATATTAGTGGAGCTGCTCGTGTGGACGGCCGTGCGCTGCGTGATGCTTTGCTTCGATCTGCACAGAGGAATGGGGCTGAGCTTATCTATGGGGATGCTAGGCTTGAATATCAATCCAACCGAATAACGGGTGTAACGGCCCAGGCAATTAGTTACCCGGCTGACATCGTGATCGTCTGTGCAGGGGCTTGGGCAGGGCAGCTGCTGCAACCGTTGGGCATTAATTTTAAAGTGAGTTATCAGAAAGCACAAATCATGCACTTGCAGGTTCCAGATGCCAAACAGAATACTGGCATCTGGCCGGTTGTTATGCCGCCTTCCGATCAATATTTGCTCGCCTTTGATCAGCAAAAAATCGTCATAGGAGCAACTCATGAAAATGATATTGAAGGTTATGATACGAGGATCACATCCGGTGGAATGCATGAAATTTTAAGCAAATGTCTTCCATTCGCACCTGATCTGGCAGATAGTACATTTCAGGAAGTAAGAGTAGGCTTTCGCCCTTTTACTGCCGATTTTCTTCCGGTTATAGGCGCCATTCCAGATTGGGAGGGACTGCTTGCGGTAAACGGTCTCGGGGCTTCCGGCTTGACGATGGGACCTTATATCGGAGATCAGTTGGCTAAGCTAGCACTAGGAATGGAAGTGGATATCGATTTAACCGATTATGAAATTTGTAAAGCCATTAGCTGA
- a CDS encoding sugar nucleotide-binding protein, with protein sequence MQKVLILGASGLVGRALVDEMQHGFDLYGTYSSSFTSLPTDKQYKLDVEQMAEMKEIIHSIKPDIVISCLRGEFDQQLLFHKELAMELAKHNSRLYFFSTTNVFDGDFSKPHFETDLPISGTDYGKFKIECENMLTEILNERAIIVRIPAIWGKDSPRWNTVKDSIENNKEIEVYSNLMFNNLLDVLLAKQLRFIIEKELKGIFHLDAVDTLTQGQFYEQILNQLGSEKSILRERLYEDNDAAYYFQLRSNRDDFASAPRSTNAEMISYLVSGYLDKEQQ encoded by the coding sequence ATGCAAAAGGTACTTATTTTAGGTGCAAGCGGTCTTGTAGGAAGAGCATTAGTCGATGAAATGCAGCACGGTTTTGACCTGTATGGCACTTATTCTTCATCATTTACGAGTCTGCCTACTGATAAGCAGTACAAATTAGATGTTGAGCAAATGGCTGAAATGAAGGAAATCATCCATTCGATTAAACCCGATATTGTTATTTCTTGCTTAAGAGGAGAGTTTGATCAACAGCTGTTGTTCCATAAAGAATTGGCTATGGAATTAGCTAAGCATAATAGCCGACTGTATTTCTTTTCTACGACGAACGTATTTGATGGGGACTTTTCAAAGCCTCATTTTGAAACAGATCTACCTATTTCTGGCACCGATTATGGGAAATTCAAAATCGAATGTGAAAACATGCTTACAGAAATTTTGAATGAACGAGCGATCATTGTCAGAATACCCGCGATATGGGGGAAAGATTCTCCGAGATGGAACACGGTTAAAGATAGTATCGAAAATAATAAAGAGATAGAGGTTTACAGCAATCTCATGTTTAACAACCTTCTGGATGTTTTGCTCGCTAAACAGCTGCGCTTCATTATTGAAAAAGAGCTAAAAGGAATTTTTCATTTAGACGCAGTGGATACGCTGACTCAAGGACAATTTTATGAACAAATTTTAAATCAATTAGGAAGTGAAAAGAGTATATTGCGAGAACGATTATATGAGGATAATGATGCTGCATATTATTTTCAATTGCGTTCGAATCGCGATGACTTTGCTAGCGCTCCGCGGAGCACCAATGCTGAGATGATATCATATTTAGTGAGCGGTTATTTGGATAAAGAGCAGCAATAG
- a CDS encoding amidase family protein, protein MIENKDTWIVEADITSMQSAMEKGWISSEELVQLYMERISKYDGVLRSILEMNPDAIEIAKALDKERQEKGSRGSLHGIPILLKDNIDTNDNMHTSAGSVALANSYAAEDSFVASQLRAAGAVLLGKANMTEWANFMSGTMWAGYSSRGGLVLNPYGPGELFIGGSSSGSGAAVAANLAAAAIGTETSGSIISPASQTSLVGIKPTIGLVSRAGIIPITNSQDTAGPMTRTVTDAAILLGTLAGADERDAVTVNGAKQAHSDYTPFLDASYLKQARIGIPRFYYKDLDEDRLAIMESAIAVLKQAGATIIDPVELPCEKVEWDWHVLRYEFKKYINDYLGKLDESVPVHSLKELIAYNEEHADIALKYGQDTLLSAEETSGTLTEQEYVDSILRNKELAGKHGIDFALQEHQLDALLFLGNDDGDDLAARAGYPVITVPGGYAEMGIIAEGGYTTKGPQGVTFIGTAFSEPTLIKLAYGFEQATKHRVSPSAFN, encoded by the coding sequence GTGATCGAGAATAAGGATACATGGATTGTGGAAGCGGATATTACAAGCATGCAATCAGCAATGGAAAAGGGATGGATAAGCTCAGAAGAGCTGGTCCAGTTATATATGGAGCGAATCAGCAAATATGATGGCGTTCTTCGATCTATTTTGGAAATGAATCCCGATGCCATTGAAATTGCCAAAGCTTTAGATAAAGAGCGACAAGAAAAAGGGAGTCGTGGCAGCCTGCACGGTATTCCGATTTTGCTCAAGGACAACATCGATACAAACGACAATATGCACACAAGCGCGGGATCAGTAGCTTTAGCGAATTCATATGCTGCGGAAGATTCCTTTGTTGCCTCACAATTACGTGCCGCAGGAGCTGTTCTGCTAGGCAAAGCGAACATGACAGAATGGGCTAATTTCATGTCAGGCACGATGTGGGCGGGATACAGCTCAAGAGGAGGCCTTGTGCTTAACCCATATGGTCCGGGAGAGCTGTTCATTGGCGGTTCAAGCTCGGGATCAGGCGCTGCGGTTGCCGCCAACTTGGCAGCTGCTGCAATTGGAACGGAAACTTCGGGATCCATCATTAGCCCTGCAAGCCAAACGAGCTTAGTAGGAATTAAACCAACGATTGGGTTAGTAAGCCGAGCGGGCATTATACCGATTACAAACAGTCAGGATACGGCAGGCCCGATGACTAGAACGGTAACGGATGCGGCTATTCTTCTTGGAACATTGGCAGGCGCCGATGAGCGAGATGCGGTTACGGTAAATGGGGCAAAGCAAGCTCATTCCGACTATACGCCATTCCTTGATGCTAGTTATTTAAAGCAAGCAAGGATCGGAATTCCGCGCTTTTATTATAAAGATTTGGACGAAGACAGGCTTGCGATCATGGAGTCGGCTATTGCGGTTTTGAAACAGGCTGGCGCGACGATTATCGATCCCGTTGAGCTGCCGTGTGAGAAGGTTGAATGGGATTGGCATGTGCTGCGATATGAATTCAAAAAATATATCAATGACTACCTCGGAAAGCTGGATGAATCGGTTCCTGTTCATTCCTTGAAGGAGCTAATTGCTTATAACGAAGAGCACGCAGACATTGCTTTAAAATATGGGCAGGATACGCTGCTTTCGGCAGAGGAAACGAGCGGAACGTTGACCGAACAGGAATATGTCGATAGTATTTTGAGAAATAAAGAGCTGGCAGGCAAGCATGGGATTGACTTCGCTTTACAGGAGCATCAACTGGATGCTTTGTTGTTCCTAGGCAATGATGATGGCGATGATCTTGCCGCAAGAGCGGGTTATCCGGTCATTACCGTGCCTGGCGGTTATGCGGAGATGGGAATCATTGCCGAAGGCGGCTATACGACCAAGGGACCGCAAGGGGTCACCTTTATCGGTACAGCCTTCAGCGAGCCTACCTTAATTAAACTCGCGTATGGCTTTGAGCAGGCGACCAAGCATCGTGTGTCTCCGTCAGCTTTTAATTGA